From Xenopus tropicalis strain Nigerian chromosome 3, UCB_Xtro_10.0, whole genome shotgun sequence, the proteins below share one genomic window:
- the neurl1b gene encoding E3 ubiquitin-protein ligase NEURL1B, with amino-acid sequence MGNTAHKTLPDTSHHSRTGANRPCYTFLHCGQERRLVLSRTESPRFHCQAKGKNIRLDTYGRKAIRRNSFCNGITFTSRPIHLYEKVRLKLVSVHHGWSGALRFGFTIHDPAQMKLEDIPKYACPDLVTRPGYWAKALPERFAQRDNILAFWVDRHGRVFYSVNDEEPVLFHCGVKVSSPLWALIDVYGITQEVQLLDSMFADTMAPSRLSSPRLSTCLPQTSHDSANFNNNELENNQVVAKIANLNLGRLPAPTDNHSIPCCPNRRQRAQGIPTLLDMELHFHPTRGADITLSPDRTVAFTNWQESNRTIVFTERPVHIGETLFTETSQLPLPYYGSLSFGITSCDPSTLRTYDLPANPDYLLDRKEYWVVHQGLYTLGNWDIHSFSLLPNGEVHHGINGNNRGMLMCVDTSQPLWMFFSVQGIINQIKIMGTVQSSVLSPSGSPSGSPYDSDSDMAFSVNRSSSASESSLVTAPSSPLSPPVSPVFAPPEPQGNKDGECAVCFDNEVETVIYTCGHMCLCSSCGLKLKRQVNACCPICRRVIKDVIKTYRP; translated from the exons ACACCAGCCATCATAGCCGTACAGGTGCCAATAGGCCTTGCTACACATTTCTTCACTGTGGCCAGGAAAGAAGACTCGTCCTCTCCCGAACAGAGTCTCCTCGCTTCCACTGCCAAGCCAAGGGCAAAAATATCCGCCTGGACACTTATGGAAGGAAAGCCATCCGGCGCAACAGCTTTTGTAATGGAATAACTTTTACTAGCCGGCCCATCCACTTGTATGAAAAGGTCCGCCTGAAGTTGGTGTCTGTACACCATGGATGGAGCGGGGCACTACGTTTTGGGTTTACTATACATGACCCTGCTCAAATGAAGCTAGAAGATATACCTAAATATGCTTGTCCTGATTTAGTTACCCGACCAGGGTACTGGGCTAAAGCTTTACCGGAAAGGTTTGCTCAGCGGGACAATATCCTGGCATTTTGGGTTGACAGACATGGAAGAGTCTTCTACAGTGTCAATGATGAGGAGCCCGTATTATTTCATTGTGGAGTGAAAGTCTCCAGCCCTCTGTGGGCATTGATTGATGTATATGGTATCACTCAAGAAGTTCAGCTACTAG ATAGCATGTTTGCAGATACAATGGCCCCTAGTCGCCTCAGCAGTCCCCGACTTAGTACATGCTTGCCTCAAACCAGCCATGATTCTGCTAACTTCAACAACAATGAACTGGAGAACAACCAGGTGGTAGCCAAAATTGCTAACTTGAACTTGGGTCGTTTACCAGCACCAACAGATAATCATTCTATACCCTGTTGCCCAAACAGAAGGCAACGAGCACAGGGTATTCCCACACTGTTGGACATGGAACTTCATTTTCATCCTACACGGGGTGCTGACATCACCCTTTCTCCGGACAGAACAGTGGCATTTACTAACTGGCAGGAGAGTAATAGGACGATAGTATTCACAGAGCGGCCAGTCCATATAGGCGAGACTCTCTTCACTGAGACTAGTCAACTGCCTCTGCCTTACTATGGCTCCCTCTCATTTGGTATTACTTCATGTGATCCAAGCACATTACGGACTTACGATCTCCCAGCCAACCCTGATTATCTTTTGGACAGAAAGGAGTATTGGGTCGTTCACCAAGGGCTGTACACACTGGGCAATTGGGATATCCATAGCTTTTCACTTCTGCCCAATGGCGAAGTTCACCATGGTATTAACGGGAACAATCGTGGAATGCTGATGTGTGTAGACACCTCCCAGCCTTTGTGGATGTTCTTCTCTGTTCAAGGCATTATCAACCAGATAAAGATTATGG GTACTGTGCAGTCCAGTGTTCTTTCTCCCTCTGGCTCACCAAGTGGTTCCCCGTATGACAGTGATTCAGATATGGCCTTCAGTGTAAACCGGTCCTCTTCAGCATCTGAGTCTTCATTAG tgACTGCTCCAAGTTCCCCACTGAGCCCTCCTGTGTCACCCGTCTTTGCCCCTCCCGAACCACAAGGAAACAAAGATGGAGAATGCGCAGTCTGCTTTGACAATGAGGTTGAAACAGTCATCTATACTTGTGGTCACATGTGCCTCTGCAGTAGCTGCGGTTTGAAGCTCAAGAGGCAGGTTAATGCCTGCTGCCCCATTTGCCGGAGAGTTATAAAAGATGTCATCAAAACGTATCGTCCTTAA